One genomic region from Clostridia bacterium encodes:
- a CDS encoding rubredoxin, whose amino-acid sequence MKKYVCSACGYVYDPAEGDPDSGIAPGTAFEDLPDDWECPICGVGKDMFEPED is encoded by the coding sequence AAAATACGTTTGCAGTGCCTGTGGTTACGTTTATGACCCAGCCGAGGGAGACCCCGATAGCGGCATTGCCCCGGGAACTGCTTTCGAGGACCTCCCGGATGACTGGGAATGCCCGATTTGTGGGGTTGGCAAGGACATGTTTGAGCCTGAGGACTAA